ATTCAGCAATAAGTGTTGCTATTCGATCACCATCCAAaagatgaaatttaatattttcatctaGGTAAAAGTAAATTACTCTGTCCGCATCACCATCTATAGATACACACCTAACATTTGCTTTTAGAGCAAAATTTATAGGTGGTACTTGCTCTACTTTAACATAGTCAGCTCCACActacaaaaatttgtttttaaattattaaaatatatgttaATTAACTTAGATTATTAATACAAaaaactgtaaatataccatatggtttaattttccatttttatcaTTATAGATACGGATTATAATTgttgtttctaaatatttttgaaactctTTTGCAGCAATAGCACCAACACCATTAGCTGCATCTAATGACAATTCTGCTACATACCGTTCATTATTAGcattattttgttttatacGTTTAAATGCTTTGGATAATTTTGTGTAATAACCATGTAAAGTAGGATCACCATATTTGCCATTAGTGTTTGTACATACAACAAGATAATGCAATTGGGGAGTCGTAACTATACCAAAATCTTTTACAATTCCATTTAAGACCTGAATTCCAGCAATAGCAGCATTTAATAATGTAGGACTACTTTCTCTGGTGTCCCTACCAATTATTACAGTTGCATTTATGGACATATCAATGTTTTGTTCTTTTATAATTTGTTCtattttagaaattaaatttgaatcttcTACATTAGCTAAACTGGTAGCAATAGATTCCCAAGAGGTTTCTAACATTTCACCAACTGGATCTACAAGTTTCACACCATTATCGGTTTCAACATTGTGACTTGCTGTAATCATTAATCCAATTGCAGCTATAACAAAATTGAACTCttttaattaaataacaaaaatgaAACACTTTACAaaattgtgtatgtatgtataaatatgtatatcttATACCATATTTGTAGTTAAACATACCCTTGTTTACTTTAGATCTTAATACTGCTAAAAGTCCCATTCTATAGAGGACATGTTCAAGAATATCTGCcctaaaatataattgaaaaatgtataaaaaaaattattttacgtaacatttaattaatttattttgtcaAGTAATTAATATGAAGAATATCATAATTTTGGTTTAGACTTAAGTATTATTAATATAGTTAAGAAATCTTAAATATGAATTAGTACAgtggaaaattatgaaaatgtaGAATGAATAGAATCCATCTATCCTGTACATTTACCAAAATAAACCTATGCTATGAAATGGAATTACATGGGAGAAGGTAATGAAACATGACTTACATTGCAAAAGTACAAGTGAACAATAATAACATTATAGAATATccataaatgaaattatataattatcaaATTCTAATAAGTAACAGAAACAGTTTAATACATCACAGcatgttgaataaaataaatatgtattatcTATAAAAACTTAAAGTTGTCAATATATTACATAAAAAACTACTTCTGACACACAATTTCATTAAAGACAAAATGTATCATATTatctatttaataatttcaaaacaatctgcaaaatatacTACAATAGATGTATATTAACTGCCTTAGAAGCTTTAAAATTTGCAATGTCAAAGTCCTGAACATTTACTATATACTAAGGTAATTCAGCTAAACCTAAAAGCAATTTTAGTCTACACATATGCACTTAGATTGCTTGATGTCAACTAATATCATATAATATGTCACATAGGATGAAAATAAGTGATAGCAGTAgtgtttgttaataattattattactaatagTTGCAGATAATTTTATACTATTAGTATATTTACATCTGCAAAAATGCAGATAACTCTGCATAAACTGTAATACATGGATCAATTACTTTTTGCATTAGACTTTCATATCTGACAATACAAAGCAATTAGATCCATGAAGTTTTCAgttgtattttataaatttagatGAAAATGATGACAAACTTATTGAAAAaccattttaatataaaaagaagGTTAAAGAGAATgtggataaaataaatgttcaatATAGAACATACATAATCCATACCAGAACAAATGTGTTGAAGTAATTAAGAAGtagaaaaagtaaataaaaagttGGAAAAAAACTAAATTggactttttttattattaagaaTGACTTTATACAAGActtttatatttgaaaaattgaaggagTAAGAGtaacaaataaattaaattaatgttaataattttacaatgaGGATGACATTGAAACCatgttttataatataattttatactattctatattataattttaataataaacaaGATACAAAAAATGCAAAGAcatgtttgaaattatttataacagcaatgattaaaattaaaaaaacaaatgaaaaatggTATAATAAAATAAGCCTgaaaaacaataattattaaataaactaattagaattaatatattttattttttacaattacaaaATTCAAATGATGGCATCCACAAATATTCACGttatattgttattaaaatataagGATCAAAAACTTACCTTGTTCTAAAACCGGCAGTCCCGTATTGAATATGACCATCATATTTCTtgttatattttgtattaaaaatattttccaattgtaAAAATTCCATTGTTTATTTTGTGTTGTATTAAAACGTATAAGATCTACACATATGTAATAACACCTGTTACATTCACCGCTTGAACCAAATGCCACGAAGTGAAAGTTAGACTAATTCAAATCATAAACCAAAATTTGTGAAAATCAAATTACTTTTTACAAATATGAATAAAACTCgcacaaaatttgaaattaaacttaaaatatatattataatgtaactgtttcttttttaatgaaaagaaaaggaacttTATCAGACTTTATCAACTATCCATTTATCATTGCGATAACTGAATAAAATACTTTGCATTTCAAAAAATCTAATATCTTCATATCCTCAGTTTCAATTAATTAAATAGGAACATTAttcttattaaattaaaaaattgatctaTCTGGCTTTACCAGAGTAAGTAAAGTTGTTTCCTATAATAGCTTTTCGGCATATTAATATTCTCCATTAAATGGCAGTCAAATTTTGTTATAGTCCACTTGTACTATCGAATTAAAGAACCTCAAGTCAGAGAGACGCCTTATTTTTGTTACAGGTTTTGGTTGATGCGAAGTCAGTGACTTTCTTTTGGAACGAGAATGAATAATCCGCAAGTTGTATACAAAGCATAAGGTTAATTAAAAAGGAACCtttaatatcatttttaaaaagGTATGGTTGGTAATTAATATAATGAACTAGTAGcttcaaaattaattacttttcatAGCACACTACacattattacaaaaattataatgtaATACGTATTCACTGATTAATTCCAAAAAtttgtatgaaaaatattattacagaaAGTATCACAAAAAGTACGATGTCAATAAAGGTTATAAAACGCTTCAAAATGACGAACCCAGGAGGTAATGTTATATCTAAATTTCGTGATACCTTTCAAATAGTGAATAAAGATTTATTAAAATGGTTTCCCGGACATATGAACAAGGGTTTAAAACAAATGCAACAACAATTGAAAGGTGTAGATTGTGTAATTGAAGTTCATGATGCAAGACTTCCAATTTCTGGACACTATGCTGATTTTAGTAATACTTTAACCATACTTAAAcctcatatttttatattaaacaaAGTGGATTTACTTGATTTGAGATTTAAAGAACTTATAATAGCAAAGTTAAAAGAAACAGGATTGtctaatatattatttactaaTTTTAAAGATAATTGTTGTAAAGGTGTTAACAAAATATTGCCTTTAGCAAAACAATTAATTAAACAATCAGATCGTTACAATAGAGAACAAGAGAGTTCATTTGGAATAATGATTATTGGTGTTCCAAATGTAGGAAAATCTTCACTTATTAATCGTTTACGAAGTAATAACCTTCGTAAAAGTAAAGCAGTGCAAATAGGTGCAGTTGCTGGTATTACACGATCTGTATTAACACGTGTAAAGGTTTTAGAAAATCCAGACATCTATGTATTAGACACACCTGGAATTTTAAGTCCTCAAGTAACTGATGTGCAAACTGGTCTAAAATTGGCATTAGTTGGTTGTATGCAAGATCATTTAGTAGGACCTGAAATGCTTGCAGATTATTTATTGTTTTggttgaataaaaatgaacgaTTTGAATATGTGAATATGTTAGGCTTAACAGAACCACATGACGATATATTATACGTTCTTACGTATATTGCTGCAACTTTCAAAAAAACtgtaaaaataaagaattttgATGGAAGTATTATTATAAGACCAAATTTTAAATATGCAgcagaatattttattaacttGTTCAGGAAGGGAGAGTTAGGTTATTATTGTTTAGATAAAGATTTATTAGAACCATCTAtcaaataaagtaaaaaaaaaaattttacataaatataaaacCTCTCACATTagtattttaaatttaagtatACACTTATGTATATGTTAActataattacaaatataaaagtataatactttattaaaaatgtttgtatcattataatataattaagtGTAATTTAGAGGAATATACATagtattgtttatttatatttatagaagCTCAGTGTATATGTATTTGTACACTCACATTGGTATTTACGTTGATATGTTTTTTTCTTAAAACTATACAACAATATTTccttgaatatttcaatattttgaatattttgatagtattTTTATTACTTGTAATCATTGATTCAGTTCTTTACAAAGTGTTGAGGTAGAAGCATTGTATAAACATAAGTAATAGTGAAATTCAAAAATTGCTGTGAAATTTTCATCAATTAGAGAGTAAATTAATACAAAGTAAATTCTGTTTTATAGGTAGAAATTTCTGTAATATTTGTGTGAATTACTTGCAGTATGTCTAAAGCAAGGAAATTATATGAGTCAGAGCTACTACAAGTATATAAAAGAAGgacataattttcaatatttaaaggtgtgtaaaaaatatatgtaaagaATATAGTAAAAATGAATaaggagagaaaaataattccttGTCAAAAccatgaaattataaaattaattaaaaagatcTGCTTATTAACAAGAAAAAATTTAAGGAACAACTTTTATTATCAGTATTCATAATTTAAATCAAACGTTGAGTAAATGAAAGCGATCTTCATGGTTGTAAATCGCAGAACAAACTAtgcatttaaaaaatcaatggtCAAAACTGcttgaaatttgtataataaacCTATTTTGTAACACAATTATTTGGGATGATGAAGCAAATTTGAACTGTGATTCAACAGaaggaaaaaacaaaaaatttgcatggacaaggaaaaataaaacatttaaacAACAATTAATAACACCCACTGACAATTATGGTGATGACTATATTATGATATTGGGTCGTTTTAATGACAtcgatgtaaaaaaataaaataattattgaaatagaattGATTgcagtaaaatataatatatagagtTGTTGAAAGAGAATGTGTTTTCTTCTATAGAAAAATTCGGAAATAATAGAGCATTCTATCAGAACAACTACTCAAAACATtcgcgaaaattgttaaaaaacttTTGCAAAATAATAACATATCAGTACTGTTTAGACTATCTAAAAGTTCCTATTTGAATCAAATACAGCACTTGTAAAATGAATTGGGAAGAAACGTAATACAAAAAGATCAATACACAAAATTACAGTTTGTAAAAGCATTAAAGCAGATGAATGGAAATTACTCTAGATATTTTAGAAAAACTAATAAATAGTATATTGAAACGACTACTAAAAGTAATAAAAGTATTATGTAAACATAAGTAACAGTGAAGTTAAAAAAATAAAGGTTATTACACTTGCTAAATATGTTCATATTTTATACTGTACTAtagtttataataatattatttaatgatAACATAACATCAACTTAATTTCCGACATCAATAAATTAGAaaacttttattaattttattattgtttcgttataaaacaaaattattcatGATGTAGGTACAATAAGGATTTAATAAACATATTTCTGTTATTACAttgcattgtatttatttttattacgaattttACTCATTAACATGTTATAAACATAAATGTCAACTTAAATGCCAACGCGAGTGTAAATAcagaattatattaaatttagaaaaaaatgttaattattattaattacatttatttaaagaagaattataataacaatattCATTCTCGCTATAAGCACTAAAGGATATCACATCTTTCAAAAAACTATAAAACTTGGTATAGATCTTTAATAGACTTCtgtcatatatatatttttttattatttattcctcATCCATATACAATAAACTTAATATCATTAACACCAAGTTCAAACAGAAAAGAGTTAATAAGATCTAAAGGGTGATTCTCTCATCAATGAACCCGAAAGAATGTTAACCGCGTAAAAATCCGAGCGACAATTTTGTGTTTGTACATAGTGATGAAGATTTCAATGCCTGTATGCGTCATTGGCTGCGACGCCTACTGCAGTGGAAATTGCTATATTTGTAACGTCTGTGAACTAAAAATGAGATTTACACAGAATTATTGCTAGAATGTTTAAAAGGCGACACTAGATACCTGAATGAAAAACCGTTCTAATTTACCAATGAGTTAATCAACAATAAAagtgttaaaaatttgttaatataGACTGGTAAATACATATACAAATCActataaaaagaatattatatcaaataaaaaaacattttaagAT
The Ptiloglossa arizonensis isolate GNS036 chromosome 3, iyPtiAriz1_principal, whole genome shotgun sequence genome window above contains:
- the Nst gene encoding phosphoglucomutase 3-like protein nst, translating into MEFLQLENIFNTKYNKKYDGHIQYGTAGFRTRADILEHVLYRMGLLAVLRSKVNKAAIGLMITASHNVETDNGVKLVDPVGEMLETSWESIATSLANVEDSNLISKIEQIIKEQNIDMSINATVIIGRDTRESSPTLLNAAIAGIQVLNGIVKDFGIVTTPQLHYLVVCTNTNGKYGDPTLHGYYTKLSKAFKRIKQNNANNERYVAELSLDAANGVGAIAAKEFQKYLETTIIIRIYNDKNGKLNHMCGADYVKVEQVPPINFALKANVRCVSIDGDADRVIYFYLDENIKFHLLDGDRIATLIAEYFKELLEDIHLSFQLGVVQTAYANGGSTNYISNVLQVPVVCVSTGVKHLHNKALEFDIGIYFEANGHGTVLFKNTVIQTLKNAAENLELSTTERASASRLANIIDVINQTVGDALSDILLVETILYAKGWNIIDWERKYEDLPNKQLLVKVSNKNIITTTDAERRCVTPEGLQTEIDKAVSQYRKGRSFVRPSGTEDVVRVYAECESQSDLNKLIIDVALLVYRYAGGVGPEPQLA
- the LOC143143971 gene encoding mitochondrial GTPase 1-like isoform X1, with the protein product MSIKVIKRFKMTNPGGNVISKFRDTFQIVNKDLLKWFPGHMNKGLKQMQQQLKGVDCVIEVHDARLPISGHYADFSNTLTILKPHIFILNKVDLLDLRFKELIIAKLKETGLSNILFTNFKDNCCKGVNKILPLAKQLIKQSDRYNREQESSFGIMIIGVPNVGKSSLINRLRSNNLRKSKAVQIGAVAGITRSVLTRVKVLENPDIYVLDTPGILSPQVTDVQTGLKLALVGCMQDHLVGPEMLADYLLFWLNKNERFEYVNMLGLTEPHDDILYVLTYIAATFKKTVKIKNFDGSIIIRPNFKYAAEYFINLFRKGELGYYCLDKDLLEPSIK